One Oncorhynchus masou masou isolate Uvic2021 chromosome 27, UVic_Omas_1.1, whole genome shotgun sequence genomic window carries:
- the LOC135516081 gene encoding polyadenylate-binding protein-interacting protein 2B-like isoform X1: MSGPEVAKTPGGRAPGKEGMEAVANGHAGECEQGGGDPFAEYMWMENEDAYNRQVEEELLEQEFLERCFQEMLDEEDQDWFIPARDLPSGMGQLQQQLNGLSVSDGGNAEEMAPQFLRGMDPTRCRKRSTSILAHLNSNASHSSQVGSMYFGWCTILDTLSYIKLSPQDHKGCRF; the protein is encoded by the exons ATGAGTGGTCCCGAGGTAGCGAAGACGCCGGGGGGCAGGGCGCCGGGGAAGGAAGGCATGGAGGCTGTAGCCAATGGCCATGCAGGAGAGTGTGAACAGGGAGGAGGCGATCCCTTCGCTGAGTACATGTGGATGGAGAACGAGGATGCGTACAACAGACAG GTTGAAGAGGAATTGTTGGAGCAGGAGTTCTTGGAGCGTTGTTTCCAGGAGATGTTAGATGAGGAGGACCAGGATTGGTTCATCCCGGCCCGAGACCTCCCCTCAGGGATGGGGCAGCTCCAGCAACAGCTCAACGGCTTGTCAGTCAGTGACGGAGGAAACGCAGAGGAGATGGCG CCTCAATTTCTTAGGGGCATGGaccctacaaggtgtcgaaagcgttccacaagcATACTGGCCCATTtgaactccaatgcttcccacagttctcAAGTTGGCTCAATGTACTTTGGGTGGtgtaccattcttgatacactcaG CTACATCAAACTCAGTCCTCAGGACCACAAGGGGTGCAGGTTTTAG
- the LOC135516081 gene encoding polyadenylate-binding protein-interacting protein 2B-like isoform X4, whose product MSGPEVAKTPGGRAPGKEGMEAVANGHAGECEQGGGDPFAEYMWMENEDAYNRQVEEELLEQEFLERCFQEMLDEEDQDWFIPARDLPSGMGQLQQQLNGLSVSDGGNAEEMARKSNLNPDAKEFVPGVKY is encoded by the exons ATGAGTGGTCCCGAGGTAGCGAAGACGCCGGGGGGCAGGGCGCCGGGGAAGGAAGGCATGGAGGCTGTAGCCAATGGCCATGCAGGAGAGTGTGAACAGGGAGGAGGCGATCCCTTCGCTGAGTACATGTGGATGGAGAACGAGGATGCGTACAACAGACAG GTTGAAGAGGAATTGTTGGAGCAGGAGTTCTTGGAGCGTTGTTTCCAGGAGATGTTAGATGAGGAGGACCAGGATTGGTTCATCCCGGCCCGAGACCTCCCCTCAGGGATGGGGCAGCTCCAGCAACAGCTCAACGGCTTGTCAGTCAGTGACGGAGGAAACGCAGAGGAGATGGCG AGGAAAAGCAACTTGAACCCTGATGCGAAGGAGTTTGTTCCGGGAGTGAAATACTAG
- the LOC135516081 gene encoding polyadenylate-binding protein-interacting protein 2B-like isoform X3, whose product MSGPEVAKTPGGRAPGKEGMEAVANGHAGECEQGGGDPFAEYMWMENEDAYNRQVEEELLEQEFLERCFQEMLDEEDQDWFIPARDLPSGMGQLQQQLNGLSVSDGGNAEEMAHSLNFLGAWTLQGVESVPQAYWPI is encoded by the exons ATGAGTGGTCCCGAGGTAGCGAAGACGCCGGGGGGCAGGGCGCCGGGGAAGGAAGGCATGGAGGCTGTAGCCAATGGCCATGCAGGAGAGTGTGAACAGGGAGGAGGCGATCCCTTCGCTGAGTACATGTGGATGGAGAACGAGGATGCGTACAACAGACAG GTTGAAGAGGAATTGTTGGAGCAGGAGTTCTTGGAGCGTTGTTTCCAGGAGATGTTAGATGAGGAGGACCAGGATTGGTTCATCCCGGCCCGAGACCTCCCCTCAGGGATGGGGCAGCTCCAGCAACAGCTCAACGGCTTGTCAGTCAGTGACGGAGGAAACGCAGAGGAGATGGCG CACAGCCTCAATTTCTTAGGGGCATGGaccctacaaggtgtcgaaagcgttccacaagcATACTGGCCCATTtga
- the LOC135516081 gene encoding polyadenylate-binding protein-interacting protein 2B-like isoform X2: MSGPEVAKTPGGRAPGKEGMEAVANGHAGECEQGGGDPFAEYMWMENEDAYNRQVEEELLEQEFLERCFQEMLDEEDQDWFIPARDLPSGMGQLQQQLNGLSVSDGGNAEEMALHQTQSSGPQGVQVLVFCPITTQLTQIIITLGS, translated from the exons ATGAGTGGTCCCGAGGTAGCGAAGACGCCGGGGGGCAGGGCGCCGGGGAAGGAAGGCATGGAGGCTGTAGCCAATGGCCATGCAGGAGAGTGTGAACAGGGAGGAGGCGATCCCTTCGCTGAGTACATGTGGATGGAGAACGAGGATGCGTACAACAGACAG GTTGAAGAGGAATTGTTGGAGCAGGAGTTCTTGGAGCGTTGTTTCCAGGAGATGTTAGATGAGGAGGACCAGGATTGGTTCATCCCGGCCCGAGACCTCCCCTCAGGGATGGGGCAGCTCCAGCAACAGCTCAACGGCTTGTCAGTCAGTGACGGAGGAAACGCAGAGGAGATGGCG CTACATCAAACTCAGTCCTCAGGACCACAAGGGGTGCAGGTTTTAGTTTTTTGCCCTATCACTACACAGCTGACTCAAATAATCATCACACTGGGCTCCTGA
- the LOC135516081 gene encoding polyadenylate-binding protein-interacting protein 2B-like isoform X5, with product MSGPEVAKTPGGRAPGKEGMEAVANGHAGECEQGGGDPFAEYMWMENEDAYNRQVEEELLEQEFLERCFQEMLDEEDQDWFIPARDLPSGMGQLQQQLNGLSVSDGGNAEEMAAEGPGSSRTASK from the exons ATGAGTGGTCCCGAGGTAGCGAAGACGCCGGGGGGCAGGGCGCCGGGGAAGGAAGGCATGGAGGCTGTAGCCAATGGCCATGCAGGAGAGTGTGAACAGGGAGGAGGCGATCCCTTCGCTGAGTACATGTGGATGGAGAACGAGGATGCGTACAACAGACAG GTTGAAGAGGAATTGTTGGAGCAGGAGTTCTTGGAGCGTTGTTTCCAGGAGATGTTAGATGAGGAGGACCAGGATTGGTTCATCCCGGCCCGAGACCTCCCCTCAGGGATGGGGCAGCTCCAGCAACAGCTCAACGGCTTGTCAGTCAGTGACGGAGGAAACGCAGAGGAGATGGCG GCAGAAGGTCCTGGCAGCTCCAGAACAGCCAGCAAATGA